The sequence GAGCAATTGATTCAGGAACTTGAACAGGCTCCCGATGATTTAGTACAGGTAGTGTTGGATTTTTTACATCGGGTCAAAGCGATACGTAAGAACCATCCGCTTGCAAAATTTGCAGGAATTTTAAGTGATTCAGAGGCGGAGGATTTACAGCGAACAATTGTGGCGGAATGTCGGCAGGTGGATTTGAATGAGTGGTGAGATTGCGCTTGATACCTCTGTTGCGGTTCGTTTCTTAAATGGAGATGCAACAATTACTGAAAGGATATTAGCTTTACCGGAAATAACCCTGCCAATGGTAGTGGTCGGAGAGTTATTATTTGGTGCAGAAAACTCAATGCGTCCGCTACAAAACTTGCCCCGCTATCTGGAATTTATATCGGCTTGTAGAGCGGTTCCGCTAGGGAGAGAAACAGCAACAATATATGCTCAGACTCGATTCGCATTGAAGCGAAAGGGGCGACCAATCCCAATGAACGATGTATGGATTGCTGCTCAGTGCATAGAACATAATTGGGTATTGGTGACTAATGATACTGACTTTGATTATGTAGATGGACTGATATTAGAACGCTGGTAGCAGAAATTAAGGTGTGTATATAACAGCCAGCTAACACTGCGTTGGTGCGGACGGTACAGAGCTTATCGGTAAGAGTTTGAGGTTATCTGCCGCCGCACAACTTCACCATATCGGATGTGTAGCAATCCTACTTGATTAGCGTTAACTTGCGTGCTGTAGGCATACAGAAATTACCCAGAACCATACACCGCAGGTGCTTCTTTTATGGGGGCGGTGCCCCTGCAACCCCTGTTGCATTCTCCCTACTTTTAGCTACTGGATAATGTTGCTTTGAAGGGATAATTTCTGCATATGCCTGTTAAACGTCTATGTAAAACTTAGCTGGATTTACTTGCCAAATCCTTGGTAACCTTGGCCACAGTTTTTTAGGGCATCTCTATTGATTTGAACCAATTATATTATAGTCATTTCAAACAAATTTGCAACATTCGCCTTTACCTACAAACCCTCTCCCGGAAAGGAATAGAGCGATTGCTAATACCTAAAAAGTGTCGCATTCTAAAACAGAATGACTATAAATCTCATCATTGGCATACCCATATTGCCCAGAACCAAGGGCGCTACGACCACTCCCCCAATAGCTGTGCCATCGGTCTGCATGGGACGATCAAACCTCCTGTTGTTCAATGAAATTTTGCAATCGCTGGCGATATTCTGACCCCCAATCATTCACCCATTCCCGGGTCAAACCATTCACCACCAAATGTAAAATTGGCTCCGTCGCATCGGGCAAAAACAACACCCAATGATCCGGGTCGTAACCCTGGGGAAAGAGCCGCACCCCATCGGTCAAATCCAGGAGATTTGGCGGATGAGTTTCCACCAAATGACGCATCCATGCCCCTTTTAACCGCCAAGGACAATGAATGGGTTGATGTTTCCACGCCACAGTGGGTAAATCGGTGCGAATTTGCGCCAGGGAACGCTCCTGTACCGTCAATAGTTCCAGAATTTTGGCAGTGGTAAACATGGCATCAAAACCGGGGTGCAGTTGGGGAAAAATAAACCCCAATTCCCCACTTCCAGCGCACAATAACCGGGGTTGCTCCTGCCCCGCCCGCATCAAGGCTGTGGCATTGGCTTTGGTGCGGATGACCCGCCCCTCATGGTAACGAGCCACCTGCTCC comes from Synechococcus sp. C9 and encodes:
- a CDS encoding type II toxin-antitoxin system VapC family toxin; translated protein: MSGEIALDTSVAVRFLNGDATITERILALPEITLPMVVVGELLFGAENSMRPLQNLPRYLEFISACRAVPLGRETATIYAQTRFALKRKGRPIPMNDVWIAAQCIEHNWVLVTNDTDFDYVDGLILERW
- a CDS encoding DUF2281 domain-containing protein codes for the protein MTNREQLIQELEQAPDDLVQVVLDFLHRVKAIRKNHPLAKFAGILSDSEAEDLQRTIVAECRQVDLNEW